The Synechocystis sp. PCC 7509 genome includes a window with the following:
- a CDS encoding MATE family efflux transporter has protein sequence MIIRVVKNFLQGHDTPEGRGKKRVRKAALTGVATLAVRGVTIGAGLISIPLTARYLGTERFGLWLTLSSLLSWISIADLGLANSLTNALATADGKQNQQQAREAVSSAFWLMMGVMGIVILVFTLAYPLVPWEKVFNVTSEQAKVEAGLAVLAGFIFFALRLPLSIPSRIYGAYQEGYFYQIWSGIGSLLSIVALLIAINFKAGLPQLVGAFFGTSLLADLLAAVHIFGWQRRWLKPNIQNFNWITSKWLLKTGAQFWIVQISAIAFLQTDLIIVAQLFGASAVASYGVLLKLFSIIGIVQTAFLAPFWPAYCEALAKKDTNWIFQTFKKSIFLSLLWSCPMGILLLYLAPKIIQVWIGSESVPKESLIIAMLFTVIISAIAQCIGTLLTGMNQIMIQVICASLAATFNIVIAISLAKLIGLPGVAIATGITLFIFSILIGGLYIKIKIKNFVTT, from the coding sequence TTGATAATACGCGTAGTCAAAAATTTTCTTCAGGGTCATGATACGCCAGAAGGTCGCGGCAAGAAAAGAGTCCGCAAAGCTGCTCTAACTGGGGTAGCAACTTTGGCTGTTAGGGGAGTAACTATTGGCGCAGGTCTAATTTCAATTCCCCTCACAGCCCGTTATCTTGGCACTGAGCGCTTTGGTTTGTGGCTAACATTAAGTAGCTTACTAAGCTGGATTAGTATCGCCGATCTGGGATTGGCAAATAGCTTAACTAATGCACTGGCAACCGCCGATGGTAAGCAAAATCAGCAGCAGGCGCGGGAAGCAGTTTCTAGTGCTTTTTGGTTAATGATGGGTGTAATGGGCATAGTTATTCTAGTTTTTACTCTAGCTTACCCCTTAGTGCCTTGGGAAAAAGTATTTAATGTCACTTCAGAACAAGCCAAGGTAGAAGCCGGACTTGCTGTTTTAGCTGGCTTTATATTTTTTGCTCTACGTTTGCCTTTGTCGATTCCCAGCCGTATTTATGGGGCTTATCAAGAAGGATATTTTTATCAAATTTGGAGCGGTATAGGTAGTCTTTTATCAATAGTGGCTTTGCTGATAGCTATCAATTTTAAAGCTGGCTTACCGCAATTAGTGGGGGCTTTTTTTGGTACTTCATTATTAGCAGATTTATTAGCAGCAGTGCATATATTTGGTTGGCAACGACGCTGGCTAAAACCTAATATTCAAAACTTTAACTGGATAACATCAAAGTGGTTGCTTAAAACTGGGGCGCAGTTTTGGATTGTGCAAATAAGTGCGATCGCTTTTCTCCAAACCGATCTAATTATCGTTGCTCAGTTATTTGGAGCTAGTGCTGTTGCCAGCTATGGCGTTTTGCTCAAATTATTTTCAATAATTGGTATTGTCCAAACTGCTTTCCTTGCTCCTTTTTGGCCTGCTTACTGTGAAGCATTAGCTAAAAAAGATACTAATTGGATTTTTCAAACTTTTAAAAAATCTATATTTTTGAGCTTGTTATGGTCATGCCCTATGGGTATTTTGTTACTGTATTTAGCACCAAAAATAATTCAAGTATGGATTGGCTCGGAGTCCGTGCCAAAGGAGTCTTTAATTATAGCAATGCTATTTACAGTTATAATAAGCGCTATTGCTCAGTGTATTGGCACACTTTTAACTGGGATGAATCAAATTATGATTCAAGTTATTTGTGCTTCACTAGCAGCGACATTTAATATAGTAATTGCTATATCTTTAGCAAAGTTAATTGGTTTACCAGGGGTAGCGATCGCCACAGGAATAACATTATTTATATTCTCAATTTTAATCGGCGGTCTTTATATAAAAATCAAAATTAAAAATTTTGTCACTACATAA
- a CDS encoding RNA recognition motif domain-containing protein, producing MTIYVGNLSYRATEEDLRTVFAEYGAIKRIVLPTDRETGRLRGFAFVDMNEDAQEDTAITELDGAEWMGRQLRVNKAKPKEDNRREGGGVSRRSEY from the coding sequence ATGACTATTTACGTTGGAAACCTCTCTTACCGTGCTACCGAAGAAGACTTAAGAACAGTATTTGCGGAGTACGGCGCAATCAAAAGAATTGTTTTGCCTACAGACCGAGAAACCGGACGGCTGCGAGGTTTTGCCTTTGTTGATATGAATGAAGATGCCCAAGAAGACACCGCCATTACCGAGTTAGATGGCGCAGAATGGATGGGCCGTCAGTTGAGAGTAAATAAAGCCAAGCCGAAAGAGGACAACCGACGGGAGGGCGGCGGAGTTTCTAGGAGAAGCGAATATTAA
- a CDS encoding glycosyltransferase family 2 protein, producing the protein MLDKEPVYVIIPVHNRKSITLSCLDNLKKSGDLERYYLIVVDDGSTDGTTEAIKDLYPKVIILPGDGNLWWTGAIKKGMEYAFDKGAEFIVWLNDDCQFSEGAIAKLVNCSQNNQGAIAGCQGFELNQPTQLAFGGKIKTWKGYKFINAPSGAIVPCDLLSGNLVCIPRAVITQIGYPTPDVTPHYGGDSLYLIRAKQAEFSLLVDARSTVFNHPGEPRLYPTSWLLTEGEPLKIIKLVFVPQSGLSWRVWWNLNYQAYSYWGIFMFLKKYLFILAITIIRFLPISFRMSLFKKTT; encoded by the coding sequence ATGCTTGACAAAGAACCTGTGTATGTAATTATTCCCGTTCATAATCGTAAAAGTATCACACTTAGTTGCTTAGATAACTTAAAAAAATCTGGTGATTTAGAGCGTTATTATCTAATAGTTGTAGATGATGGTTCAACCGACGGTACTACTGAAGCAATCAAAGATTTATACCCAAAAGTAATAATTTTACCCGGAGATGGTAATTTGTGGTGGACTGGCGCAATTAAAAAAGGAATGGAATATGCTTTTGACAAAGGAGCAGAATTTATTGTTTGGTTAAATGATGATTGTCAATTTTCTGAAGGTGCGATCGCTAAATTGGTCAATTGTAGTCAAAATAATCAAGGTGCGATCGCAGGTTGTCAGGGTTTTGAATTGAATCAGCCTACCCAACTTGCTTTTGGGGGAAAAATTAAAACTTGGAAAGGATACAAATTTATAAATGCTCCCTCTGGTGCAATTGTACCGTGCGACCTTTTGAGTGGTAACTTAGTTTGTATTCCTCGCGCTGTTATTACCCAAATTGGTTATCCTACTCCTGATGTTACGCCGCATTATGGTGGTGATTCTTTATATTTAATTAGGGCAAAACAAGCAGAATTTAGCCTTTTAGTTGATGCTAGAAGTACAGTTTTTAATCATCCAGGAGAACCAAGACTTTATCCTACTTCTTGGTTATTAACGGAAGGAGAACCCTTAAAAATAATTAAATTGGTATTTGTACCGCAGTCAGGTTTAAGTTGGCGTGTTTGGTGGAATTTAAACTACCAAGCTTATTCTTATTGGGGTATCTTCATGTTTTTAAAAAAATACTTATTTATTTTAGCAATTACAATAATTAGATTTTTACCAATCTCCTTTAGAATGAGTTTATTTAAAAAGACAACATAA
- a CDS encoding polysaccharide pyruvyl transferase family protein, whose translation MKICLFDPGIENHTGKPSSNLGDLIIQEAVNREINNIFPNSNIIRYSTQQFLEKSHVTDIVSCPLILVGGTNLLSSHILKYQQWKLSLIDAIRIKNVVLLGVGWWQYQKSPDLYTKFFLTSVLNKNKFHSVRDDYTKSMLETAGIRNVINTGCPTMWGLTDMKSDDIPTTKADNALLMLTDYSKNIDLDKKLIQLLINNYQKVYAWPQGRSDKEYLSNLGFSGIFLDHSLPALDEFLNSKISFDYIGTRLHGGIRCIMNKRRSLILEIDNRAKEIAKNTGLPTINRADFDYIKNWIIQGSITKINIDPFPIKQWKQQFLVN comes from the coding sequence ATGAAAATTTGTTTGTTCGATCCAGGAATAGAAAATCATACTGGTAAACCAAGCTCAAATTTAGGAGATTTAATTATTCAAGAAGCTGTTAATAGGGAAATCAACAATATATTTCCAAATAGCAATATTATTCGCTACTCAACGCAGCAGTTTTTAGAAAAATCTCATGTAACTGATATTGTTAGCTGTCCTTTAATTTTAGTTGGAGGAACTAATTTACTATCATCGCATATATTAAAATATCAACAGTGGAAATTGTCCCTTATTGATGCTATCCGAATAAAAAACGTTGTTTTACTAGGAGTTGGTTGGTGGCAATATCAAAAATCCCCCGACTTGTATACAAAGTTTTTTTTAACATCTGTTTTGAACAAAAATAAATTTCATTCAGTTAGAGATGATTACACAAAATCTATGCTAGAAACAGCAGGAATCAGAAATGTAATTAATACTGGATGCCCTACTATGTGGGGTCTTACAGATATGAAATCCGATGATATTCCCACTACTAAAGCTGATAATGCTCTATTAATGCTTACGGACTATTCAAAAAATATTGACTTAGACAAAAAGCTGATACAGCTATTAATTAATAATTATCAAAAAGTGTATGCTTGGCCTCAAGGAAGAAGCGATAAAGAGTATCTATCTAATTTGGGATTTTCTGGAATATTTTTAGATCATTCCTTACCTGCTCTTGATGAATTTCTTAATTCAAAAATATCTTTTGATTACATTGGGACAAGATTGCATGGTGGAATCAGATGTATTATGAATAAAAGACGCTCCTTAATACTGGAAATAGACAATCGTGCTAAAGAAATAGCCAAAAATACTGGACTTCCTACAATCAATAGAGCAGATTTTGACTATATTAAAAATTGGATTATACAAGGTTCAATTACAAAAATAAATATAGATCCATTTCCAATTAAACAATGGAAACAACAATTTTTAGTTAACTAG
- a CDS encoding TylF/MycF/NovP-related O-methyltransferase, translated as MFKFILEKVKIFYFNAKCNILLRNRQDVLMVVKKVIKGHLTYLDINALYDIVQTVFAIEQKNLNGILVETGCALGGSAIVIASAKNKERNLLIYDVFDRIPPPSEKDSQDIHDRYEIIASGQSKGLGENLYYGYENDLYHKVLQALSKFRVEANENNIQLIKGLYQDTLKIDSPVAFAHIDCDWYDSVLTCLQQIEPHLVSGGVLIIDDYYTWSGCKKAVDEYFFNKNNYKFINKTRLHIIKQ; from the coding sequence ATGTTTAAATTCATATTAGAAAAAGTAAAGATTTTTTATTTTAATGCAAAATGCAATATTTTATTGCGTAACCGTCAAGACGTTTTGATGGTAGTTAAAAAAGTTATTAAAGGGCATTTAACTTATTTAGATATTAATGCGCTTTATGATATTGTTCAGACAGTTTTTGCTATTGAACAAAAGAACCTAAATGGAATATTAGTTGAAACTGGCTGCGCTCTAGGTGGCTCGGCAATAGTGATAGCAAGTGCTAAAAACAAAGAGAGAAATTTGCTAATTTATGATGTGTTTGATAGGATTCCTCCTCCCTCAGAAAAGGATAGCCAAGATATTCACGATCGTTATGAAATAATTGCTAGTGGACAATCTAAGGGACTTGGAGAAAATCTTTATTATGGTTATGAAAACGATCTTTATCATAAGGTGTTGCAAGCACTTAGTAAATTTAGAGTTGAGGCTAATGAAAATAATATTCAGCTTATAAAAGGATTGTATCAAGATACTCTTAAAATTGATTCTCCAGTAGCTTTTGCACACATTGATTGTGATTGGTATGATTCGGTGCTAACTTGTTTGCAACAAATTGAGCCGCATTTAGTTAGTGGTGGAGTATTAATAATTGATGATTACTATACGTGGTCAGGCTGTAAAAAAGCAGTAGATGAATATTTTTTTAATAAAAACAACTATAAGTTTATTAATAAAACCCGTTTGCATATTATCAAACAATGA
- a CDS encoding class I SAM-dependent methyltransferase — MKLLNIGCGSVFHHSWSNIDVLSSSPEVQTYDIKKGLPYADSYFNACYSSHLLEHLTQTEAEKFLLECWRILQPQAVIRIVVPDLEAIVINYLEVLEKSQTDKSEEANYKWIILELYDQAVRSFSGGEMGHYLSNNNIENKEFIVARIGQEAEKYWWQQENNIKTSIWEKIKSKKPEWFFKTFRIGVAKVLVKLVAGQEAKQAFEEGLFRNTGEIHRWMYDRFSLKCMLEQSGFVDVKVCRSDESQIPNFNSYGLDMVDNKIRKPDSLFMEAIKP; from the coding sequence ATGAAGCTTTTAAATATTGGCTGTGGCTCGGTTTTTCATCATTCATGGAGCAATATTGATGTATTATCATCCTCGCCAGAGGTGCAAACTTATGATATTAAAAAAGGTTTGCCTTACGCCGATAGTTACTTCAATGCTTGTTATAGTTCACATCTGTTAGAGCATTTGACTCAAACTGAAGCTGAAAAGTTTTTGCTGGAATGTTGGCGTATTTTGCAGCCTCAAGCTGTTATTAGAATAGTAGTGCCTGATTTAGAAGCTATAGTTATTAATTACCTTGAAGTATTAGAAAAAAGCCAGACTGATAAGAGTGAAGAAGCAAACTATAAATGGATAATATTAGAGCTTTACGATCAAGCAGTACGATCATTTAGTGGTGGCGAAATGGGTCATTATCTAAGTAACAATAATATTGAGAACAAAGAATTTATAGTTGCTCGTATTGGTCAAGAAGCTGAAAAATATTGGTGGCAGCAGGAAAATAATATTAAGACTTCTATTTGGGAGAAAATTAAATCTAAAAAACCTGAGTGGTTTTTTAAAACTTTTAGAATTGGGGTAGCTAAAGTTTTAGTTAAATTAGTTGCAGGTCAAGAAGCAAAACAAGCTTTTGAAGAAGGTTTATTTCGTAATACAGGAGAAATTCATCGTTGGATGTACGATCGCTTCTCTCTAAAATGTATGCTTGAACAATCTGGATTTGTAGATGTGAAAGTTTGTCGCTCTGATGAGAGTCAGATCCCCAACTTTAATAGCTATGGCTTAGATATGGTTGATAATAAAATCCGCAAGCCAGATTCTTTATTTATGGAAGCAATCAAACCATGA
- a CDS encoding glycosyltransferase family 2 protein, which yields MLNNNTISIVITCFNEGLLISDAVTSILEQSLLPLEIIIVNDASKNELTISTCKELEQNSLIKVIWRSLNGGTAAARNDGFQAAKGEILVPLDADDVLPKDALKLISTSFAAHPEAGFVYGDYIRQDKPDSHLKIKMKLVSLATMLSSKKFSFSSQWTLIGTTPLKRSLWESIGGYDPDFGNQDLHDVEFWLRALATNCSYYYIPENIYTWRKYLGSNSRRVTLLSWDRIVKKHFDIYCQLGLEYRAYELLLLSSKWLNNKEEVKLYTKRIIGCVRQGKYQLSTLIALAIPTWLLQFLAQRASLRR from the coding sequence ATGCTGAATAATAATACTATTAGTATAGTTATCACTTGTTTTAATGAAGGTTTACTAATCTCCGATGCTGTAACTAGCATTTTAGAACAATCATTATTGCCTTTAGAAATTATTATTGTTAACGACGCATCCAAAAATGAATTGACAATTAGCACTTGCAAAGAGCTTGAGCAGAATTCGTTAATTAAGGTTATTTGGCGCAGCCTTAACGGAGGTACAGCCGCCGCGAGAAACGATGGATTTCAAGCAGCAAAGGGAGAAATATTAGTGCCTCTTGATGCTGATGATGTTCTACCTAAAGATGCTTTGAAACTGATCTCTACATCCTTTGCAGCACACCCAGAAGCAGGGTTTGTTTATGGTGATTATATCAGGCAAGATAAACCCGATAGTCACTTAAAAATAAAAATGAAGCTCGTTTCACTAGCAACAATGCTAAGTAGTAAAAAGTTTTCCTTTAGCTCTCAATGGACATTAATCGGAACTACACCCTTAAAGCGAAGTTTATGGGAATCTATTGGTGGTTACGATCCTGATTTTGGCAATCAAGACTTACATGATGTAGAATTTTGGCTCAGAGCGCTGGCGACTAATTGCAGTTACTACTATATTCCAGAAAATATTTATACTTGGCGCAAATATTTGGGTAGTAATAGTCGTCGCGTTACTCTACTTTCTTGGGATCGAATAGTCAAAAAACACTTTGATATATATTGCCAATTAGGGCTAGAATATCGTGCTTATGAGTTACTATTGCTAAGTAGTAAGTGGTTGAATAACAAGGAAGAAGTAAAGCTATACACAAAAAGAATAATTGGCTGTGTCAGACAAGGAAAGTATCAACTATCGACTTTAATTGCCTTGGCGATTCCAACTTGGCTTTTACAATTTCTTGCTCAACGTGCTAGTTTGAGACGCTAA
- a CDS encoding glycosyltransferase family 4 protein, translating into MKTLILSTSDIGGAGRAAYRLHQGLRGKGIESQMLVQDKFGDDTTVIEPSNKVNKGIAKLKPTLDKIPLQFYQQRDRTTYSVQWFPDKIATQVAQFNPDIVNLHWINEGFVQIETLAKLNKPIVWTLHDMWAFTGGCHYNQECDRFTKSCGECPQLHSHKNWDLSRWIWQRKAKAWQNLKFTIVTPSHWLAKETISSSLFQNQQVTVIPNGVDTQIYKPIDKKFARQILNLPEDKQLILFGAMNATSDVRKGFYLLQLALKNLRQSSYVDQFELVVFGASAPVNEVDLSFKTHYLGRLNDDISLSLVYSSSDVFVAPSLQDNLPNTVMESLACGTPCIAFNIGGMPEMIEHQKNGYLAQPFDTEDLAKGIVWVVENRERYQKLAARAREKVQQEFTLDLQAKRYLSLFNEITKI; encoded by the coding sequence ATGAAAACTTTAATTCTTAGTACCTCCGATATTGGTGGCGCAGGACGTGCGGCTTATAGACTGCATCAGGGATTGCGGGGAAAAGGGATTGAGTCTCAAATGCTTGTGCAAGATAAATTTGGCGATGATACAACAGTAATTGAGCCAAGTAATAAGGTAAACAAAGGAATTGCTAAACTAAAGCCAACTCTAGATAAAATACCTTTGCAATTTTATCAGCAGCGCGATCGCACAACTTATTCTGTACAATGGTTTCCAGATAAAATTGCTACCCAAGTTGCCCAATTTAATCCAGATATCGTCAATTTACATTGGATAAATGAAGGTTTTGTTCAAATAGAAACTCTAGCTAAATTAAATAAGCCTATAGTTTGGACATTGCATGATATGTGGGCATTTACAGGCGGATGTCATTACAATCAAGAGTGCGATCGCTTTACTAAGTCCTGTGGTGAGTGTCCTCAATTGCATAGTCATAAAAATTGGGATTTGTCGCGCTGGATTTGGCAGCGTAAAGCTAAAGCTTGGCAGAATTTGAAGTTCACAATTGTTACTCCGAGCCACTGGTTAGCTAAGGAAACTATTTCTAGTTCTCTGTTTCAAAATCAACAAGTAACAGTTATTCCTAATGGTGTCGATACGCAAATTTATAAGCCAATTGATAAAAAATTTGCCCGACAAATACTTAACTTACCTGAAGATAAGCAGCTAATTTTGTTTGGAGCAATGAATGCTACTAGCGATGTACGCAAAGGGTTTTATTTATTACAACTAGCTTTAAAAAACTTACGTCAATCTAGTTATGTAGATCAATTTGAATTAGTAGTTTTTGGAGCATCTGCGCCAGTAAATGAAGTTGATTTGAGTTTTAAAACTCATTACTTAGGGAGATTAAACGATGATATTTCCCTCTCGCTTGTCTACTCCTCTAGTGATGTTTTTGTTGCACCTTCATTACAAGACAACTTACCGAATACAGTCATGGAATCCTTAGCTTGTGGAACACCTTGTATTGCGTTTAATATTGGTGGTATGCCAGAGATGATCGAACATCAAAAAAATGGTTATTTAGCCCAACCTTTTGATACAGAAGATTTAGCAAAAGGCATTGTTTGGGTTGTAGAAAATAGAGAACGATATCAAAAATTAGCTGCTAGAGCGCGGGAAAAAGTACAGCAAGAATTTACTTTAGACTTACAAGCAAAACGCTATTTGTCTTTATTTAATGAAATTACGAAGATTTGA
- a CDS encoding WecB/TagA/CpsF family glycosyltransferase, protein MDSHNIPTKSVLILGVGVHATSYKDTCDRIIIWARNKTSCYIVAANVHVVMTAYWQPRYQQIINKAEVVTPDGMPLVWALRLLGVSGQTRVYGPDLMLALCEKAANGGIPIYLYGGTEAVLIKLQTNLLQRFPSLEISGVHSPPFRALTPEEETFDINRIHASGAAIVFVGLGCPKQEEWMTRQQGKLQAVMVGVGAAFSFHSGDVSQSPRWMMNLGLEWLYRFATEPGRLWRRYLVNNPAFVVLFGLQLCKHLFSAKKSGVAD, encoded by the coding sequence ATGGATAGTCACAATATACCTACAAAATCTGTTCTTATTCTAGGTGTTGGCGTTCATGCAACAAGCTATAAAGATACTTGCGATCGCATTATCATTTGGGCTAGAAATAAAACTTCTTGCTACATTGTGGCGGCAAATGTTCATGTAGTGATGACAGCTTACTGGCAACCACGCTATCAACAAATTATCAATAAAGCAGAAGTCGTAACACCCGACGGAATGCCCTTAGTGTGGGCGTTAAGGCTACTGGGAGTCTCTGGACAGACGCGAGTGTATGGGCCGGATTTGATGTTGGCATTGTGCGAAAAAGCCGCTAATGGGGGGATTCCGATTTACCTATACGGCGGTACGGAGGCGGTGCTTATTAAATTACAAACCAATTTATTACAACGTTTTCCTAGTTTGGAGATTTCTGGCGTTCATTCTCCTCCTTTTCGAGCTTTGACACCAGAAGAAGAAACTTTTGATATTAACCGCATTCATGCTTCCGGTGCGGCGATTGTATTTGTAGGTTTAGGTTGTCCAAAACAAGAAGAATGGATGACAAGACAACAAGGAAAATTACAAGCTGTAATGGTGGGAGTAGGTGCAGCCTTTAGCTTTCATAGTGGCGACGTTTCCCAGTCTCCGCGCTGGATGATGAATTTGGGTTTAGAGTGGCTTTACCGCTTTGCTACCGAACCTGGGAGGTTGTGGCGACGATATTTAGTCAATAATCCAGCTTTTGTAGTTTTGTTTGGACTGCAACTGTGCAAACATCTTTTTTCTGCCAAAAAATCGGGTGTTGCTGATTGA
- a CDS encoding sugar transferase yields the protein MNKLCSKPRYKNDIRAPGKFQLQQIFNSFAYQVMALLLSDLLALALAWRFAEHWNKLYSPVPPQLAWWEWLGLPSLFWLFAACTFLLFAYRGLYSFSTQQKNYILSGQLVSVVYLMSLVLCYFYDPKLDPPRSLFFTAWFSSIFLVIGLRLVTTLILRQFDRYHPPVSVFLIANGDRLPILGKVLQRRSQYIVVGAALACTANATTTIEKIKASQAREVLVENLPPTELASTLYWQLRRLGITMRLIPSSLEMLHRRGVPEVFAGLPTLLLEFPLISGWDYRFKRLLDIFGALLGLIILSPIFIASAIAIKLSSPGSIFFCQERMGLHGKVFQVWKFRTMVANAVTLQQTLEQNNEVNDGVMFKIKNDPRITFVGRFLRRTSIDELPQLVNVLLGQMSLVGPRPLPLRDVERFATWHHIRHQVLPGITGLWQVSGRSNINDFADAVRLDLYYIDNWSFNLDLDILVDTVRIVLFGKGAY from the coding sequence ATGAATAAACTATGTAGTAAGCCGCGCTACAAAAATGATATTCGCGCCCCCGGTAAGTTTCAACTACAGCAAATATTTAACAGCTTTGCTTACCAAGTAATGGCATTGTTATTAAGCGATTTACTGGCGCTGGCTTTGGCGTGGCGATTTGCAGAACATTGGAATAAATTGTACTCTCCAGTTCCGCCTCAACTAGCTTGGTGGGAATGGCTGGGGTTGCCTAGTTTATTTTGGCTATTTGCAGCTTGTACATTTTTACTATTTGCTTACCGAGGGCTTTATAGCTTCTCTACCCAACAGAAAAACTATATCCTTTCTGGTCAATTGGTGAGCGTAGTTTACCTAATGTCTTTGGTGCTTTGCTACTTCTACGATCCTAAATTAGATCCACCGCGATCGCTCTTTTTTACGGCTTGGTTTAGTAGTATCTTTTTAGTAATTGGTTTGCGGCTAGTTACAACCTTGATTTTGCGGCAATTTGATAGGTATCATCCGCCAGTTTCTGTATTTTTGATTGCTAATGGCGATCGCCTTCCCATTTTGGGTAAAGTATTACAAAGGCGATCGCAATATATTGTAGTAGGGGCAGCTCTTGCTTGTACTGCCAATGCTACAACTACTATTGAAAAAATCAAAGCATCCCAAGCACGAGAGGTATTAGTTGAAAACTTACCGCCAACGGAGTTAGCTTCTACTTTATATTGGCAATTGCGGCGGCTAGGAATTACTATGCGTTTGATTCCCTCTAGCTTGGAAATGCTGCATCGGCGTGGAGTTCCTGAAGTTTTTGCCGGATTACCAACGTTACTATTAGAGTTTCCCTTAATTAGCGGTTGGGATTACAGGTTTAAGCGGTTGTTAGATATTTTTGGGGCGTTATTGGGCTTGATTATATTATCGCCGATATTTATTGCTAGTGCGATCGCTATCAAACTTTCTTCCCCTGGTTCTATCTTCTTTTGTCAAGAACGAATGGGTTTGCATGGCAAAGTATTTCAAGTCTGGAAGTTTCGCACTATGGTAGCTAATGCTGTTACTTTGCAACAAACTTTAGAACAAAATAATGAAGTAAATGACGGTGTGATGTTCAAAATCAAAAACGACCCGCGAATTACTTTTGTTGGTCGTTTTCTAAGACGCACTAGCATTGATGAATTACCACAATTAGTTAATGTTTTATTAGGGCAAATGAGCTTAGTCGGCCCGCGCCCTTTACCTTTACGAGACGTGGAACGTTTTGCAACTTGGCATCATATTCGCCATCAAGTTTTGCCTGGTATTACTGGACTTTGGCAAGTTTCGGGGCGTTCTAATATTAATGATTTTGCTGATGCTGTACGTTTGGATCTTTATTACATTGATAATTGGTCGTTTAACTTAGATTTAGATATTTTAGTCGATACTGTAAGAATTGTTCTGTTTGGCAAAGGTGCTTATTAG